One stretch of Deltaproteobacteria bacterium DNA includes these proteins:
- the hybB gene encoding Ni/Fe-hydrogenase cytochrome b subunit — protein sequence MSHNARPVVGPILTRPFIAALAVFALCILVLAWRFVVGLGPTTGMNDGFPWGIWIAFDVVIGTALACGGFSVAILCYAFNKGKYHPLIRPAILTSALGYSLAGASVIVDLGRYWNVWKIPLLWNWNRNSVLLEVAICIMTYVVVLWIELSPAFLEVWEEQEKFPLLCRAARRVHGWLNRYLIAILALGILLPTMHQSSLGSLMLIMTSKLHKLWHTPLLPVLFLSTAILMGYAAVIFESALANEIFDRPRETKILASMSGIMVVVLFFFLGVRLVDLALRGRLGLIARLDFYSWMFLLEMALFLAPALLLLSRKGRYNPGIELISAILMMLAGSLYRFDTFLVGFNPGPGWSYFPTIPEMTVTIGFVAFEFLAYLFIVKTFPIIHTGIPPHTLGAAAPKPSG from the coding sequence ATGAGCCACAACGCCCGGCCGGTCGTCGGCCCCATTCTCACCCGGCCCTTCATCGCGGCCCTCGCGGTCTTCGCCCTGTGCATCCTCGTGCTGGCGTGGCGCTTCGTGGTCGGCCTTGGACCCACCACGGGGATGAACGACGGGTTCCCGTGGGGGATATGGATCGCCTTCGACGTGGTGATCGGAACCGCCTTGGCGTGCGGGGGGTTCTCGGTCGCGATCCTCTGCTACGCCTTCAACAAGGGGAAGTACCACCCCCTCATCCGGCCCGCCATCCTGACCAGCGCGCTGGGGTACTCCCTGGCCGGCGCTTCCGTCATCGTCGACCTGGGACGGTACTGGAACGTTTGGAAGATCCCCCTGCTCTGGAACTGGAACCGGAACTCCGTTCTCCTCGAAGTCGCGATCTGCATCATGACCTACGTGGTCGTCCTCTGGATCGAGCTGTCCCCGGCGTTCCTCGAGGTTTGGGAGGAACAGGAGAAGTTCCCGCTCCTCTGCCGGGCGGCCCGGCGGGTCCACGGGTGGCTCAACCGGTACCTGATCGCGATCCTCGCCCTGGGGATCCTCCTCCCCACGATGCATCAGTCGTCCCTCGGCTCCCTCATGCTGATCATGACGAGCAAGCTCCACAAGCTCTGGCATACACCGCTCCTCCCCGTACTCTTTCTCTCGACGGCCATCCTCATGGGCTATGCGGCGGTCATCTTCGAATCGGCGCTGGCGAATGAGATCTTCGACCGGCCGCGGGAGACGAAGATCCTGGCGTCCATGTCCGGGATCATGGTGGTCGTCCTCTTCTTCTTCCTCGGCGTGCGGCTCGTCGATCTCGCCCTGAGGGGCCGGTTGGGGCTCATTGCCCGGCTGGATTTTTACAGCTGGATGTTTCTTCTGGAAATGGCGCTGTTCCTGGCGCCGGCCCTCCTGCTTCTCTCCCGGAAGGGAAGGTACAACCCGGGGATCGAGCTGATCTCCGCGATCCTGATGATGCTCGCCGGGAGCCTGTACCGGTTCGACACGTTCCTGGTAGGATTCAACCCCGGTCCCGGCTGGTCCTACTTCCCGACGATCCCGGAGATGACGGTCACCATCGGCTTCGTCGCCTTCGAGTTCCTGGCGTATCTCTTCATCGTCAAGACATTCCCGATCATCCACACCGGCATCCCGCCCCATACCCTCGGGGCGGCGGCGCCGAAACCTTCCGGTTAG